In the Augochlora pura isolate Apur16 chromosome 7, APUR_v2.2.1, whole genome shotgun sequence genome, ATGGTAGCTAAGAAGTGATCTCGGTAGGCGTTAAAAAGGTAATCGGTTACCAATCtgtaattgttaacaatttgtttGCGTTCTAGAAGACAGAAATCATCGGTTCAAAGTCGTGAGTTTAGCTATGCCGTAGAAAACTATCGCGCGCAGTTCCGCAGTAACAGAACTGAACTCGAAAGCTGCGGAGCGTTTTCGGAAACCCCGGAATACCggaaggaaaagagaaattacCTAAAACgggtgaaaaattgttgaccgTTTCACGGCTAACAGAAGAGCAGTTGCGGTTTGCAACTCCAATTGCAAACGCGCCAATAACAATGCAAGTACTGTTCAATGATTGTTGTGGAACGAGACGAGCCGAGACGAGACGAGTCGTGGCGGCGCGGGGCGGGGTCAGGTGAGATGTGAGGTTTAGGCGCAAAACTCGCTTCGTACTTGGAAGTAATCGACTCGATAAATCCAGATGTGGTTCCCGCTTCGTGTTCCGTTTGTTTCTCGGCAGGGTACTACAGACAGCGGTGTTCCGTGTATGAATGTATGCTACCTGAAAGGAGGAAGGACTACGTTTTGCTACACTTACAGAGTGCAGAGCGTTCAACGCGCTGCGATACCTTTTGCTACCTTGAAACGTAACAAATATGGAAATATGGCACCAACCGATGGCGCGAACAACACGGTTCCAACGGAGTGTCTCTCCCTGGCGTCTGGACGCCTCGTCGTTTCAACACTTGGACGTCTGTATTCACAAATCGATCACAGCTACGGGACTCGTCGAAGAAACCATCGGCCCTTTATTCAGGGGCCGTAAGCAAGCCCTAGGCAAGCTCTCGTTTCGTCTTTGCTTCCGCGTAGAACTGTGATCCGGTGTTGCTTGCGATGCTGTTTCTTCCACTGGTGCGTTGATGAAAGTGCCTACTTAGAATGTACACCACAGCTTCGTAAGTCGCCATTATGATGGCTGTGTTCGGTATCTGTCTGATCAAGTGTGTGCCCAGTCCGCGGTACAACCCGTTTGGCCCTTCTTCGGCGACCACCGTTCTCAGAGTTTGCCAGAACGTTCGGTACTTTGTTCCTTCCTCCCTTAATCGGGTCCTCGCGACCTCTGCAAACGACAGGATCCGTTAGAAATCTTTCCGGTTCGTCCTAGATAAAGGAGGTCGATCGAAAAGTGACGACCCAATGAGGCACTTTAAACAGGGTTTATCGACATAGGGTAGCCGATTCCCTGGAAACGTACAACGATCGATAGAAACGGCCAACTCTGGCTGACGTTCGCTGGCTGGTATTATCATTTCGAAACCATACGATTCGCGTCCTATCTTTAGTTTCATCCGCGATAGCTGTGTAACGAGACGCGGCTGTTGATCGCATCCTAGTCCTGCGACAAGCCAGGAAATCCTATAGAATTGATCGTGCATCGTCTTCTGCTGCTGGTCAAAGAGCTGTTCATTGTTACCGCCACCGACGCGATTTCGTAGATCTTCGGAGCATGTTTACGAAACGTGTGCGCGCTAAAACCCGATTCTTGAATCAAAGCCAATCGTCGCGGCATTGGCAACGACTCGAAaacatattttgaaaatatccaTAGTTGATCTATAAACGCGATAACAATCGATAACTGCCAAAAGTCTGCCGCAAACTCGCGAAAAGAACGAGAATACACACGCCTTACTTACCATGGGGGTAGGCGATGGTGGACGCGATGGTTTTCGAGAAGGATCCCGCCGCCATAAATTCGAGGAAGTCGCCGATCGTTTTGCTGTCGTCCGCTCTGGTGACTCTGGTCCTGAGCGTCGCCAACCAAGCTTTCACAGCCTCGTAGATTACAAAATGTATCACAGTCTCGCTTATACCTACGTAGGATGCCACGATGCCTTTGTAAAATCCAAAAATCCCCTGAAACATCGAAGAACCGCTTAATCATTTGGCACGTTCTGGTTCTCCTACACTAGATGAAATGCAAAAACGTTTGAAAGGATCCGAGCAAAGCGTGTTCATCTGTCCGGTGCGTGTCATCCCGATGATGGTTACATCGCATCGCGAGCAATCTCATTATACTCGTATTGTACGATTCTAACGCAGCGTCTTTGTCTCCGACAATGCAAATAATCTCGAGCACACTAGAGATATCCGCAGACCACCGCGGCGATAAGACAGACGCGTTGTATTTGACATTTCAATGACGATCGATAAGCCAGCTTTGTCCTCATTCGTTAAATTTTCTGGTTCGCGAACGTCGTTTTTACGTAAATCTTATAAGTAAAGGCGTAAGATTGGAAAACCGCTTTATCGTATCGCTATTATCGATATTGATATCTGTACCGCACACGACGTTACGATGCAAACGGATTGTCGGATGGGCCTCGTTATCGGTACAGAGTTATTAGATCACACTTGGACTGCATGATCGCACGCGTGCGCTTGGACAGTCGGAAGTGAAAATGTTGGCCGGCTAATGGAACAATGTTGCAATCGTCGATCAccgtattaatttataaaagtccCCCGTCTAGAGATAGACATGGACATTCTACGTTTGAACGAGGTCCAAAgttacgaatataatatatcgtttGTGACTCGCAAGCACCTTCGTAAGTAGGCGTCAGCCCTCTATCCGCGTTTACAAAATATCATGGCCGTAACACACATGGCCTTCGTTTCGAAAAAGAATAGCGAGTGTTTCGTTGGAGCTGAGGCGCCGGACAGAACAGAGCAAGAGAGATAATAGAACAGGACCAGCGATGCCCCGACCACGCATCGTTCCGACGAAGACGATCTCGTTGTTTTCGCCAACCGAGACATGTTAAATATCGCAATCGATATTTTAATCTCGTTTTACTATTCGTAGATCGCGCTAGCCGATTATAGATCTGACGCGAGAGCAATTGCGATGCGATCGCGTTGTCCAAACTATTCCAACACGATCCAAGGATATTTCTACTGATCGAACTCGCCTTCCAAACGAATCACTTTTTTCCCCATACAGT is a window encoding:
- the Rim2 gene encoding replication in mitochondria 2 isoform X2, which gives rise to MREAEERERETIKRKQIASESFDAANLRARLGTVSRDSVLLQADELRVRRVDEKLFHDTIYRRHRVSSASCTTQLGDLDVHSDSLGVGARRVCQHPHLCFKVRVIVRVEAEFQVAITEFRGMHVDKSYLVREDQATAGPPNKQNHRDGMRAQDISSIGDFWILQRHRGILRRYKRDCDTFCNLRGCESLVGDAQDQSHQSGRQQNDRRLPRIYGGGILLENHRVHHRLPPWTRMRSTAASRYTAIADETKDRTRIVWFRNDNTSQRTSARVGRFYRSLGREDPIKGGRNKVPNVLANSENGGRRRRAKRVVPRTGHTLDQTDTEHSHHNGDLRSCGVHSK